The Salvia splendens isolate huo1 chromosome 20, SspV2, whole genome shotgun sequence nucleotide sequence TTAAAGATATGGCAATCATCACCGTAGAAATATTTAATTGACAACAAAATTAGCACAACATAAAATTTCAAAACCCACCTTATAAATTGCAGCAGCGCCTTTTTGTGTACCATCTCCACCAATTATGTAAACCTGTCAACCCAAAAATATTGTGAAAATCTTTCAATAATAGTAACAAAGACAGTACCAGAAAAGGATGAAATATTATATACCTGGTTTATTCCCCTATCCTGAATATTGTCCACTATCTTATTGGTATCATGACCTCCTCTCGACGTTTGCAAGAAAGTTCCACCACGCTTATGAATGTCATTCACAGATTTTGGAGTCAACTGGACAGTATTTTTCGAATAGAACCCTCTATATCCTCCCTGAAAAATCTCATCATTATCATTGACTTATCATATCCATAGGTGCACAAACAACAACACTAGGTGTTAGAAGGGGAGGAAATTACTCTGGTAATAAAATCTTTTATTACCAACCAACTTGCAACATGGTATGACGCCTCAATAAGCCAAATATCAAAGAACCATGAACATAACCAAGAATTACAAAGAGCATGATGCAACAATAGCAATGCAACATTAAGGATGACACAATAAAACAAGAGATTTTTGACACAAGAAATAAGCAACCAATCAGTAATTGCTCGTAAATTCGCAACTTCAGGAGAAAATAGATAGAGCAGAGTAGAAATCTAACCTGAATCCCAAGAATTTCCTCTACGCCATACATACTATTCAAACCACAAACTATCTCTCGTATCACCGTATTAATTCCAGGACATAAACCTCCACAAGTCACGATACATGCACGAACTTCCTCAGACTTAAAGTACACCTAATAAACCAGCAAGAAAAGGAAACTATAAAGACCACATTCCCCTGAACACAATGAAATATAAACATTATACGAAACAACAAACAATACTTTTTCGCGGGGCCCTGCACGCCGAAAATGTACTCCCCTTGGACTTTCCTTCTGAACAACAACCTGAAGGCAAGACGGAACATTTTGATCTACTACAACGCATACATGCAATTCTTATAGAAACTGAGTTTAGTTTACCTTATGTGCCACCACATCTTCGGGGGTAACAAATGTTTGCCTATGACAATACTACAAGTAAGAAGAAGTTGAATACCCTAACCTCCAAAATCAGTAGTAAAAACAAAAGCTTGGGCTTACTTTACTATTGCATAAGCTTGGGTTTTCTTCAGTGGATTTGTATACATCTGAATCATGCCAAAATtgcaaaaacaaagaaaaacaaaatggaaacacGTTGTTAAACAATACCAGACATTCGATGTTAATTTCAGAAGAATTGAGGTAGGAAAAGTTACAGCTAAATCGGGGAGGAAAGTTGTCAAGTGCGGCACGTCTTCTAGGATGAAATCTTCTTCATTTTGAGGGTCGGTTGGTGGAATTTCCGAGGCTTGAACTTTAATCGAATGCGAATTGAATGGCCCTCTCAGAGACAGATAGGATTGTTTGGTGAAGACGAATTTCGCGAAACTGAGAGAAGTAAGCGACGGGAAATTATTGGTGCTGAGAAAAGTCGATGGAAAGGAATTTCGAGAGAGAGAATAAGGAGAGAAGGAGGTGAAAGCAGCATCCATTGCTGTGCAACTCAGAAATGGTGActactactcccttcgtttcatttactttattctaccGATATACTCTCgtcttagagcacccgcaacgcgtgccgccggcgttccgcgtgccgttccgccggaacggtttcgcggcggaacgcgttgcggcgctgcattccgctcccgtctcgttcccattccgtgccgggtgccgacggcacgtaacgcggcacggaacaagccgccacgcgcctgggcgacgtggccgatccccgtgcgtgcgtgcttcccactcgccggcccgcgagtgggacacgtcagcaatgacgcaataattattttttttttataaacatcgaattttttaaaaaaaaaaattttaaacggtaacattaccgttttttttaactttttcttaatttttttaatttttatttttattttcttattctataaatacacctaattcattcattttatacacaactacacatctattcttcctacatcaacatcaatttctctccaattttcatattctatctcttcaaaaaatgtccggcgacggcaattacggtggtggcggcgccggagggtgggatctcaacgcgttcggcgattgggagaccatgtacaacacacttggtggttctgggtcatcgacgccgggcacgcaggggtcggcgacgccgggtgggtaccaaccacccactttcgatgtggatgcctacgctcgaggcTCGCAGCTTtcccagggtttgtcccagattcgggaggatatccccgttgaacccactcagggaggaggccgaggcggtggaagctacagggctgcgtctgaggcacccgaggaggatgaggaggaggagccggaggatctgggccggcatccctacaccaacgaagaaacaaaggcggtgtacaccgcctggctcaccgtctcatatgatcccatcgtcggcaaccaacaagccgccaagtgcttctgggaaaaggtccgtgatgtctaccacgagactaagccgaaaggggcccggaagcgcaaatatacaatgcttcgtgctcactttggccgagtcgatttacaggtcaaaacattctgcgggatctactccaccgaaacggcgcactaccaaagcggagcttcgggcgcc carries:
- the LOC121782404 gene encoding ATP-dependent 6-phosphofructokinase 4, chloroplastic-like isoform X2; this translates as MDAAFTSFSPYSLSRNSFPSTFLSTNNFPSLTSLSFAKFVFTKQSYLSLRGPFNSHSIKVQASEIPPTDPQNEEDFILEDVPHLTTFLPDLAMYTNPLKKTQAYAIVKQTFVTPEDVVAHKVVVQKESPRGVHFRRAGPREKVYFKSEEVRACIVTCGGLCPGINTVIREIVCGLNSMYGVEEILGIQGGYRGFYSKNTVQLTPKSVNDIHKRGGTFLQTSRGGHDTNKIVDNIQDRGINQVYIIGGDGTQKGAAAIYKVIDKSFGFDTAVEEAQRAINAAHVEVESVENGVGIVKLMGRYSGFIAMHATLASRDVDCCLIPESPFYLEGQGGLFEFVEQRLKENGHMVIVLAEGAGQEYVAQSFHASAEKDASGNRLLLDVGLWLTQKIKDHFTNVRKMAINMKYIDPTYMIRAIPSNASDNIYCTLLAHSAIHGAMAGYTGFTVGPVNSRHAYIPISRVTETTNIVKLTDRMWARLLASTNQPSFLGCEVVQERFANTIDDDFHNLKITSI